The Cyclobacteriaceae bacterium DNA segment ACCACGAGCGGATTTAAACCTTCCGTGAATGTGTTGGCACCAATGGTCAGTAAGCCTAAAATCAACACCGCTGTGCCGATGATTTCACTGATCAGGTTGTTTAAGGGTGAACGTATAGCAGGCCCCGTGCTGAAAATGGCCAGCTTTCCGGCAGGGTCATTTGTGGCCGACCAGTGCGGCAGGTAGTGCAGCCACACTAAAATGGCACCTGTAAAGGCGCCTGCCAATTGTGCCAATATATATCCAGGCACTTGTGCCCAATCAAAACTTCCTGAAAATGCAAGCGCCAACGTTACAGCCGGATTTATGTGCGCACCGCTGAATTGCCCAACGGCATAGATGGCTAGGGTAACCGCGAGCCCCCAGGCGATGACAATGACTAACCATCCGGCATTCTCGGCTTTGGTTCGTTTTAATACTACGGAAGCCACAACCCCATCACCCAATAAAATAAGTGTAAGTGTGCCTAAAAATTCTGCGAGGTAAGGAGACATAAGCGATTGAAATTCAAGTTGTGTTAAGGTTAAACTTAACATAAATTCTAATGCAAGTGCACAAAATCAGACTGTAAAAACATCCTTGCGAGTTAAAAACCTTATCCTATTTTTGCCACCTGCTTTAAAGAAAACATGGAACAAGAAACGCTGGTCCGCTATACCGACCTGATTGCTGAGGAACTGAATCAACCCGTGAAATACGTTCGTGCCGTGGCCGAGTTATTAGCCGAAGGCTCCACCATCCCCTTCATCTCGCGTTACCGCAAGGAAATGACCGGTAGCATGGATGAAGTGAACATTGCGAACGTACGCGACCGGCTTGAACAACTTCAGGAACTGGATAAGCGCAGGGAAGCCGTGATCAGTTCTATTGAAAAGCAAGGATTTCTAACACCTGAATTGCTGGCGTTATTGGCCAAAGCCAAAACCCTGGCTGAGGTGGAAGATATTTATCTGCCCTTCAGACCCAAACGTAAGACCCGCGCCAGTATGGCTAAGGAAAAAGGGCTTGAGCCGTTGGCACAAAAAATATTCGATCAGGAGAAGTTTGACCTCGATGCTTTCGCGAAATCTTTTGTGGATACTGAAAAAGGAGTTGCCGATCTCGAAGAAGCATTGGCCGGTGCGCGTGATATCATTGCCGAATGGGTAAGTGAAAATCCGGAAACACGTAAAAACCTACGCGAACTTTTCTGGAAGGAAGGAACCGTTGTAGCAAAGGTTGTCAAGAGCAAAGAAGCGGAAGGGCAAAAGTTCAAAGATTACTTTGATTGGAATGAACCTATTGCCAAAACACCTTCACATCGATTGTTGGCCTTACGCAGAGGCGAAAAGGAAGGCATTCTTACACTGGACATTTTCCCTCTGGAAGAATCGGCTACAGAGTTATTGGAGCGACAGTACATCAAAGGAGCAAATGCTGCTACCGAACAAGTGAAGCTTGCCGTTCATGACAGCTACAAACGTTTGCTTCGGCCATCGCTTGAAACTGAAATTCGCATGGAGTCAAAAATGAAAGCGGATGAAGAAGCGATAAAAGTATTTGCTACCAACCTGAAAGAGTTGCTGCTGGCGGCACCACTCGGACAAAAAAATGTGTTGGCGCTTGATCCAGGCTTTCGTAGTGGTTGTAAGGTCGTGTGCCTCGACCGGCAAGGAAAGCTCGTGCATCACGATGTTATTTATCCGCACGAACCACAGCGTGAGAAAGCCAAAGCAGGTGCATTGATTAAAGCGCTTTGTGAGAAATTTGAAATTGAAGCCATTGCTATTGGTAATGGAACCGCAAGTCGGGAAACGGAATCGTTTGTCAAATCGATCGGGTTACCGAACAAAATCATCATCGTGATGGTGAACGAAAGCGGAGCTTCCGTGTATTCTGCATCGGATGTAGCGCGTGAAGAATTCCCCGACAAGGATGTAACCGTGCGTGGTGCCGTTTCAATAGGCAGAAGGTTGGTCGATCCGTTAGCTGAACTGGTAAAGATTGATGCCAAATCGATTGGCGTTGGGCAGTACCAGCATGATGTGGATCAAAGTAAACTGAAGCAAGGACTTGACGATGTAGTGATCAGTTGCGTAAACGCAGTAGGCGTTGAAGTAAATACCGCCAGCAAGGAATTACTCTCTTACGTTTCAGGGCTAACCCCTGCTTTGGCCCGTAACATCGTAGAATACCGAAATCAGAATGGCCCGTTTAAAAGTCGCGAAGAGCTGATGAAGGTGACGCGCTTTGGAGAGAAAGTGTTTGAACAGGCAGCAGGATTTTTACGCATACGTGAAGCTGAAAATCCGTTGGACGCCAGTGCCGTACACCCTGAAAGCTACGACATTGTGAGTAAAATGGCGAAAGACCTGAACTGTTCAGTAAAAGACCTGATGACCAGCACAGAACTTCGCAGGCAACTCGACCTAACCAAGTACCTGACCGATAAAACCGGGCTCCCCACCCTTACGGATATCGTTTCGGAACTTGAAAAACCCGGTCGCGACCCCCGCAAGGTGTTTGAAATCTTCAGCTTTACCGAAGGCGTGAACACAATCGAA contains these protein-coding regions:
- a CDS encoding MIP/aquaporin family protein; amino-acid sequence: MSPYLAEFLGTLTLILLGDGVVASVVLKRTKAENAGWLVIVIAWGLAVTLAIYAVGQFSGAHINPAVTLALAFSGSFDWAQVPGYILAQLAGAFTGAILVWLHYLPHWSATNDPAGKLAIFSTGPAIRSPLNNLISEIIGTAVLILGLLTIGANTFTEGLNPLVVGLLIISIGLSLGGTTGFAINPARDLGPRLAHFLLPIHGKGSSDWSYAWIPVVGPIVGGVLGAWLYQILFS
- a CDS encoding Tex family protein, whose translation is MEQETLVRYTDLIAEELNQPVKYVRAVAELLAEGSTIPFISRYRKEMTGSMDEVNIANVRDRLEQLQELDKRREAVISSIEKQGFLTPELLALLAKAKTLAEVEDIYLPFRPKRKTRASMAKEKGLEPLAQKIFDQEKFDLDAFAKSFVDTEKGVADLEEALAGARDIIAEWVSENPETRKNLRELFWKEGTVVAKVVKSKEAEGQKFKDYFDWNEPIAKTPSHRLLALRRGEKEGILTLDIFPLEESATELLERQYIKGANAATEQVKLAVHDSYKRLLRPSLETEIRMESKMKADEEAIKVFATNLKELLLAAPLGQKNVLALDPGFRSGCKVVCLDRQGKLVHHDVIYPHEPQREKAKAGALIKALCEKFEIEAIAIGNGTASRETESFVKSIGLPNKIIIVMVNESGASVYSASDVAREEFPDKDVTVRGAVSIGRRLVDPLAELVKIDAKSIGVGQYQHDVDQSKLKQGLDDVVISCVNAVGVEVNTASKELLSYVSGLTPALARNIVEYRNQNGPFKSREELMKVTRFGEKVFEQAAGFLRIREAENPLDASAVHPESYDIVSKMAKDLNCSVKDLMTSTELRRQLDLTKYLTDKTGLPTLTDIVSELEKPGRDPRKVFEIFSFTEGVNTIEDLKLGMKLPGIVTNVTNFGAFVDIGVHQDGLVHISHLADKFIKDPNESVTVQQKVMVTVVEVDVPRKRIGLSMKSDPFAEQPQQPAPGKKASPGKPGSSKPKGKPQHKPKQPELSMEEKLALLKEKFKR